Within Amycolatopsis sp. cg5, the genomic segment GCCAGCACGACGACGTGGGTGTTCGAGCGGACCGAGCCGACGCCGACGTACCTGATGAGCGTCCAGATCGGCCGGTACGACGAGTTCGAGTTCCCGCCGTCGCGGGTGATCCAGCGCGCCGGTGTGCCGCACCGGCTGCACCGGAACTTCGCGCGGGACTTCGGGCGGCAGGCCCAGATCATGGAATCCTTGGAGACCATGTTCGGGCCGTATCCGTTCGACGAGTACGTCATCGTGGTGACCGACGACGATCTCGACGACCCGATCGAAGCGCAGGGCATGTCGATCTTCGGCGCGAACCACGTCGACGGCCGCCGCACGCACGAGCGGCTGGTGGTCCACGAGCTGGCGCACCAGTGGTTCGGGAACTCGTTGACCGTGGCCGACTGGCGGCACATCTGGCTCAACGAAGGCTTCGCGACGTACGCGGAGTGGCTGTGGTCGGAGGAGTCCGGCGGGGCGTCCGCGCAGACGCTGGCGCGGTCCTGGTACACGCGGATGAAGGCGAAGCCCGCCGACCTGAAGATCGCGGATCCCGGCGTGGAGCGGATGTTCGACGAGCGCGTGTACAAGCGCGGGGCGTTGACGTTGCACGCTTTGCGGCACGAGATCGGCGACGACGCGTTTTTCGCGCTGGTGAAGGCTTGGGCGACCGAACACCGCCACGGCACCGTGACCACGCGCGAGTTCGTCGCCACGGCCGAGCTTTACGCCGGCCGCTCCCTGCGCGACTTCTTCCGCGGCTGGCTGGAAAGCCCCGTCATGCCCGCCCTGCCAGGACCGGGATAAAGCAGGCTTTACACCCGGGGATAAAGCCCGCTTTACTCCCGGATGTTTAGCGGGCTTTATCCCGGGGAGTAAAGCCCGCTTTATCCCGGGTTTCAGGCCGTGGCGTAGCCGTTGGTGTAGGCGTAGCGGATGGCTTGCGCGCGGTCGCGGCTGCCCGTTTTGGCGTAGATGCGGTTGATGTGGGTTTTGACCGTCGCCTCGCTGACGAACAATGCTTTCGCGATCTCGCGGTTGGTCTGCCCGGCGGCGAGCAAGCGGAGCACGTCGCGCTCGCGGGCGGTGAGTTCGTCGGCCTCGGCTTCGGTCGGCGCGGGAAGTTTCAGTGCCGCCGAGACGAGGCGGCGCTGGACTTCGGGATCGAGCACGGCCTGGCCCGCCGCGGCCGCGTGGATGGCGCGCCCGATTTCGTCGCGGGTGGCCGACTTCGTGAGGTAGCCGAGCGCGCCCGCGTCGAGCGCGCGCAGGATCGAGTCCTCGTCGGCGTAGGTGCTGAGGACCACGACCTGGGTTTCGGGATGGCCGTCACGGATCCGGCGAGTGGCGGTGACGCCGTCGCAGCGTGGCATCGCGAGATCCATGAGCACCACGTCCGGCTTCTCGGTCGCGACGAGTTCGGCCGCGACGTCGCCGTCCGGTGCCTGGCCGACGACCGTGATGCCCGGCAGTACCTCGATGAGCAGCGCCAGTCCTTCTCGGACAGCGGACTGGTCGTCCGCGACGACCACACGCACCTCGGTCATGACGGCACCTTGACCGAGACCTGCCAGCCGTCGCCGAGCGGGCCCGCGACGAGCGTGCCGCCGACGAGTTCGGCGCGTTCCCTGATGCCGGTGAGGCCGTAGCCAGCCCCGGTTCCGGTGAGCGGTCCGGCCGCGGACGCGGGATTGGTCACGGTGGCGGTCACTTCCTTCCTGGCATAGCCGAGTTCGACCGTGACGGGGGAGCCCGGCGCGTGCTTGCGCGCGTTGGTCAGCGCCTCTTGGACGGTCCGGTAGAGCGTCAACCCGGCGGCGGGCGGCAGTTCTCGCGGATCGCCGGTGATGCTCAGCCGGACGTTCTCACCGTCCACAAGGGACGGAAGCAGGTCCGGCAGCGAGACGGCGTCCTCCCGCAACGCCTGCACCGCGCGGCTGGTCTCGATGATGCCCTCCCGCGCGAGCCTGCTCGCCCGGTCGACACAGGCGGCGATCTTGGTCAGATCCTTGGTCTCGCTGTGCAGCATCGCGCCCGCCGCTTCGAGCTGCAGCGAAAGCGCGGACAGCGAGTGCGCCAGGATGTCGTGGATCTCGCGCGCGATACGGGCCCGTTCGGCCAGCGCCGCCGAATGTCGCGTCTCGGCGACCAGCATCTCGGCCTGTTCCATGCGCTTGAGGTACTGCCGCCGTGACGCCCCGGACAGCCAGACGCTCAGCAGTACCGCGCCCAGCACGGCCTTGCCGCCCCAGGAATCCCGGCCGAGCACCGCGGCGCCGACGGCCATCGCGAAGATCACCCAGCTGGTGGCCAGCGGCATGCTGAACCCGGCGATGAACATCATCTCGCACAGCAGCAGGGCGCCGAACAACGTCGACCCCGCGACGACCATCACGCCGCCTACCGTCGTCGTGACGAGCACCGCGGCCAGCAGCAGCCGCGGGGTTCCGGTCTGCGAGGAGAGCATGATCGTGGCGACCAGGCAGAGGTAGGCGAGCACGTAGCCGGCCAGCCACGGGGTGTCGGTGCCCGGCACCAGCCCCGCGATGACCAGGTAGCCCAAGCCCGCCGTGCCCAGCGCGCACCGGGCGTACGCGTGCCCGCGCGGGCGGGTGAACATCAGCGGCAGGAACACCCGATCAGCTTGCCAGCATCAGCGGCTCCCCGCGTCCATTCGCGGATGGAGACCGGGTGGACTTCACGGCGTGACGATCGCCGTCGCGACCCTGACCAGCTCGGCGATCACGTCGTCGAGCGGGATCCGGTAGCCCCCGGTCGCCCAGTGGAACACGAGCTCGTTGACCGCCCCGATCAGCGCGACCGCGCCGAGATGGAAGTCCCGGTCCCGCGCCTCGCCCCGGCTGACCGCACGTGCCGCCTCGGCCTCCAGCAGCATGACCCACCGTTCCCGCCAGGTGATCCGATGCTGTTCGACCGTCTCACTGACCCCGATGACCTCCACATAGGACAGCTTCGCCCACCGCGGATCCTTCGCGGTCGTGGTGATGTACGCCCGCACCGCGATCTCGATCCGCGTGGCCAGCGCCGCGTCCTCGGCCTCCGCCTTGCTGAACGCCTCGGCCACGGCCCCGACGGCCAGCTCCAGCACCCGCGTGTGCAAAGCGACGAGCAACGCCTCCCGGCTCGCGAACTCCTCGTAGAAGTTGCGCGTCGACACCGCGGCGGCCGCACACAGCTTCTCGATCGAGCTGGCCGCGTACCCCTCGGTCCCGAAAAGCTCCAACCCCGCGCTCAGCAACCGCTCACGCCGCTCGGCGCGGCGATCCTCCGCCGTCCGGCCCCCGTAAACCCTTTGCTCACCCACCCACCCACCTTAAGCGGTCCAACGCGCACGAACGCGGCCCATGTAACCGTCAGCGGAACAAAAGTGGCGTTTGTGTGGATTCGCGGTTATCCACAGGGCGAGGTCGCAGGCGACGCGAATGGACCGGCTGGCACGGGTTATCCACAGGCCTGAGCAAGGGGGCTAGCGGGATGGGGACGGGGCGCTGACGATCAAGGCGTGGTGAGAAAAGGTGAGTGGGCCGACAACTTCGAAGCCCTCTACAGTCAGAGCCGGTATGGCGTGATCACGATCGCCCGGCTCATCGAGCTCGGCGTACCGCGAAAGACCTGCTACGACCAGTGCAAGCCTGGGCGCCCTTGGCGGTTGTTGTTGCGTGGGATCGTGCTTCTCGGTTCATCGGCGCCGACGAGGCGACAGCTGGTGGAAGCCGCCCTGCTGTACGCACCCGAAGGATCGGTCGTGACCGGCAACGAGTCGTGCAGGAGTCATGGCCTGCTGAAGTTGCCGTCGCACGATCGCCGGGTTCATGTGCTCATCCCCGGCGAGCATCAGGTCTCCAGCGCGGAATTCGTCTTGACCGAGCGAACGAACCGGGTGCCGGAGCCGGTCATGCGCGAGGGTATGCCGCTGGCCCCCGTGGCGCGGTCCGTTCTCGACGCATGCCGTCGGATGCGTGCGCGTGATCCGATCGCCGCGTTGGTGAGCGAGGCGGTGCAGCGAGCCGAGCTGAGCCCGGCCGAGTTGCTCGAAGAACTGGCGAAGGGCAGCAACCGGGGCAGCGCGTTGGTGCGGGAAGTGCTGCTGAAGGTGCACGCGGGTGCCCGCTCGGTTGCGGAGATCGATGCGATGAGCGTCTGGCACAGGACCAAGTTGCCCGAACCGTTGTGGAACTTCGAACTGCGCACTGAGCGCGGTGAATACATCGGCACGCCCGACGGTTGGTTCGAAAAGGTCGGCCTGGCTTGGGAAATCGACTCGTACGACTACCACTTCGATCGCGCGGGGTACGCGAAAACGTTGGAGCGCAACGCTCGCTACGCCGCGGCGGGAATCAACTGCCTTCAGA encodes:
- a CDS encoding response regulator; the protein is MTEVRVVVADDQSAVREGLALLIEVLPGITVVGQAPDGDVAAELVATEKPDVVLMDLAMPRCDGVTATRRIRDGHPETQVVVLSTYADEDSILRALDAGALGYLTKSATRDEIGRAIHAAAAGQAVLDPEVQRRLVSAALKLPAPTEAEADELTARERDVLRLLAAGQTNREIAKALFVSEATVKTHINRIYAKTGSRDRAQAIRYAYTNGYATA
- a CDS encoding M1 family metallopeptidase, which translates into the protein MIFKAAAPAPGADTSGDSYLPRHGNGGYRVKHYDLELDYRIGPNRLSGKASVVCVATQALSRLSLDFGEFRINRVLVSGKPARFTRNQHKLNVKPQKSLPVGAEFTVEVHYVGNPRPIAGMWGDIGWDELTDGSLVASQPIGAPSWFPCNDHPADKATYRVALTTASPYAVFVTGNLKSQYTRASTTTWVFERTEPTPTYLMSVQIGRYDEFEFPPSRVIQRAGVPHRLHRNFARDFGRQAQIMESLETMFGPYPFDEYVIVVTDDDLDDPIEAQGMSIFGANHVDGRRTHERLVVHELAHQWFGNSLTVADWRHIWLNEGFATYAEWLWSEESGGASAQTLARSWYTRMKAKPADLKIADPGVERMFDERVYKRGALTLHALRHEIGDDAFFALVKAWATEHRHGTVTTREFVATAELYAGRSLRDFFRGWLESPVMPALPGPG
- a CDS encoding sensor histidine kinase, producing the protein MFLPLMFTRPRGHAYARCALGTAGLGYLVIAGLVPGTDTPWLAGYVLAYLCLVATIMLSSQTGTPRLLLAAVLVTTTVGGVMVVAGSTLFGALLLCEMMFIAGFSMPLATSWVIFAMAVGAAVLGRDSWGGKAVLGAVLLSVWLSGASRRQYLKRMEQAEMLVAETRHSAALAERARIAREIHDILAHSLSALSLQLEAAGAMLHSETKDLTKIAACVDRASRLAREGIIETSRAVQALREDAVSLPDLLPSLVDGENVRLSITGDPRELPPAAGLTLYRTVQEALTNARKHAPGSPVTVELGYARKEVTATVTNPASAAGPLTGTGAGYGLTGIRERAELVGGTLVAGPLGDGWQVSVKVPS
- a CDS encoding TetR/AcrR family transcriptional regulator; protein product: MGEQRVYGGRTAEDRRAERRERLLSAGLELFGTEGYAASSIEKLCAAAAVSTRNFYEEFASREALLVALHTRVLELAVGAVAEAFSKAEAEDAALATRIEIAVRAYITTTAKDPRWAKLSYVEVIGVSETVEQHRITWRERWVMLLEAEAARAVSRGEARDRDFHLGAVALIGAVNELVFHWATGGYRIPLDDVIAELVRVATAIVTP